The following proteins are encoded in a genomic region of Enoplosus armatus isolate fEnoArm2 chromosome 11, fEnoArm2.hap1, whole genome shotgun sequence:
- the LOC139292051 gene encoding trace amine-associated receptor 13c-like: protein METLEGPELCFPQLLNDSCRKLMPPQSDAMLIHILLCFISVLTAALNLLVIISISHFRQLHSPTNLLILSLAVSDFIVGLLLMPVEILSTEACWFLGDLMCALYYFVEFIITSSSVGNMVLISIDRFLAICDPLLYTTRVTLDRTKVCVCLCWICSVLYNSLILKDFLRHPASQNSCYGECVVFLNYITGIVDFVFTFISPITVIIVLYMRVFVVAVSQARAMRSHITAVTLQRSGKVTAKKSEMKAARTLGVVVVVFLTCLCPYYIHSFVGQNTLFGVTSVSLENWLFYFNSCLNPLVYAFCYPWFLKSMKLIVTFEILQPDSCDANIL, encoded by the exons aTGGAGACTCTGGAGGGACCTGAACTCTGCTTTCCACAACTCCTCAACGATTCCTGCAGGAAACTCATGCCACCTCAGTCCGATGCCATGCTCATTCACATTCTGCTGTGCTTCATCTCTGTGCTCACTGCAGCTCTCAACCTGCtggtcatcatctccatctcacACTTCAG GCAGCTCCACAGCCCCACcaacctcctcatcctctccctgGCTGTCTCAGACTTCATCGTGGGCCTCCTGCTGATGCCGGTTGAAATCCTTTCGACAGAGGCCTGCTGGTTCCTGGGTGACCTAATGTGTGCTCTGTATTATTTTGTAGAATTTATCATTACCTCTTCTTCTGTTGGAAATATGGTGCTCATATCGATTGATCGTTTTTTGGCTATTTGTGACCCCCTACTTTACACCACCAGAGTTACTCTGGACAGAACcaaagtctgtgtttgtctgtgttggatCTGCTCTGTTCTCTATAATAGTCTAATTTTAAAGGATTTTCTGAGACATCCTGCGTCACAGAATTCCTGCTATGGAGAGTGTGTAGTTTTTCTTAACTATATCACAGGAATTGTTGACTTTGTCTTTACCTTTATTAGCCCCATTACTGTCATCATAGTTCTGTATATGAGAGTATTTGtggtggctgtgtctcaggctcgAGCCATGCGGTCCCACATTACAGCTGTGACACTTCAGCGTTCAGGTAAAGTAACTGCTAAGAAATCTGAGatgaaagcagccaggactctcggtgttgttgtagttgtgtttCTGACATGCCTTTGCCCATATTACATTCACTCTTTTGTAGGACAGAACACCTTGTTTGGCGTTACATCTGTGTCCTTAGAGAACTGGTTGTTCTATTTTAACTCTTGTCTAAACCCGTTGGTCTATGCTTTTTGCTACCCCTGGTTTCTAAAATCTATGAAGCTCATTGTAACATTTGAGATACTTCAGCCTGACTCCTGTGATgccaacatactgtag
- the LOC139292049 gene encoding trace amine-associated receptor 13c-like, producing the protein MMETLEGTELCFPQFLNTSCRKPKRPHFEAMLIYILLSSISVLTAALNLLVIISISHFKQLQTPTNLLLLSLAVSDFLVGLLMFFQIVLIDGCWFLGDLMCTLYQYLAYIITSASVGTMVIISVDRYVAICHPLHYSTQITLKRAQVCVSLCWICSVIFQSLILKDILKQPGRYNSCIGECIFFINYISGIADLIFSFIVPITLIVVLYMRVFVVAVSQARAMRSHIAAVTIQQSVKVTAKKSEMKAARTLGVVVVLFLICLCPYYCVALTGQDNLLNASSAAFVICLFYFNSCLNPVIYAFFYPWFRKSVKLIVTCKILQPDSCEANIL; encoded by the exons atgaTGGAGACCTTGGAGGGAACTGAACTCTGCTTTCCACAATTCCTCAACACCTCCTGCAGGAAGCCAAAGCGTCCTCACTTTGAGGCCATGCTGATTTACATTctgctgtcctccatctctgtgctCACTGCAGCCCTTAACCTGCTGGTCATCATCTCTATCTCCCACTTCAA GCAGCTTCAGACCCCCActaacctcctcctcctctctctggctgtctcagaTTTCCTCGTGGGCCTCCTCATGTTCTTTCAAATTGTGCTTATCGATGGCTGCTGGTTCCTCGGTGACCTCATGTGTACTCTGTATCAGTATCTGGCATATATTATTACCTCTGCCTCAGTAGGAACCATGGTGATTATATCTGTTGACCGCTATGTGGCTATTTGTCATCCTCTGCATTACTCCACCCAAATCACACTAAAAAGAGCTCaagtctgtgtttctctgtgttggATATGTTCTGTAATCTTTCAAAGTCTGATTCTGAAGGATATCTTGAAACAACCAGGCAGGTACAACTCCTGCATTGGAGAGTGTATATTTTTCATTAACTATATTTCTGGAATTGCAgatcttattttttctttcattgttccCATTACTCTTATTGTTGTTCTGTATATGAGAGTATTTGtggtggctgtgtctcaggctcgtgCCATGCGGTCTCATATTGCAGCTGTCACAATCCAACAATCAGTAAAAGTAACTGCtaagaaatctgaaatgaaagcagccaggactcttggtgttgttgtagttttgtttCTAATATGTCTCTGCCCATATTATTGTGTCGCTCTTACAGGCCAAGATAACTTGCTCAATGCTTCATCTGCTGCCTTTGTaatatgtctgttttattttaactcCTGTCTAAACCCTGTGATTTATGCCTTTTTCTACCCCTGGTTTAGAAAATCAGTTAAGCTCATTGTTACATGTAAGATACTGCAGCCTGACTCCTGTGAGgccaacatactgtag
- the LOC139292606 gene encoding trace amine-associated receptor 13c-like, protein MMETLEGTDLCFPQLLNTSCRKTQRSHSETILTYIVLSSISLLTATLNLLVIISISHYKQLHTPTNLLLLSLAVSDFLVGLLMFFQIVLIDGCWFLGDLTCTLYHVFDYIITSASIGTMVLISVDRYVAICDPLHYSTKVTQTRVRICVCLCWMCSALCHSLLLKDNLEQPGRYTSCTGECVVVIDYIAGLADLLLSFIGPVTVIIVLYMRVFVVAVSQARAMRSHITAVTLQCSVKVTAKKSEMKAARTLGVVIAVFLICVCPYFGVALTGQDTLLNASSAAFVICLFYFNSCLNPVIYAFFYPWFRKSIKLIVTLQILKPGSCEANIA, encoded by the exons atgATGGAGACTCTGGAAGGAACTGATCTCTGCTTTCCACAACTCCTCAACACTTCATGCAGGAAGACCCAGCGTTCTCACTCGGAAACCATACTCACTTACATTgtgctgtcctccatctctctgctcactgCAACTCTCAACCTGCtggtcatcatctccatctcacACTACaa GCAGCTTCACACCCccaccaacctcctcctcctctctctggctgtctcagaTTTCTTGGTGGGCCTCCTCATGTTCTTCCAAATTGTGCTCATAGACGGCTGCTGGTTCCTCGGTGACCTCACGTGTACTCTGTATCATGTTTTTGACTATATTATTACCTCTGCCTCAATAGGAACCATGGTGCTCATATCGGTTGACCGTTATGTGGCTATTTGCGATCCTCTCCATTACTCCACCAAAGTCACTCAAACAAGAGTtaggatctgtgtgtgtctgtgttggatgtgttctgctctctgtcacagtctgctgctgaaggataACCTGGAACAGCCAGGCAGGTATACCTCCTGCACTGGAGAGTGTGTGGTTGTTATTGATTATATTGCAGGACTTGCAGATCTTCTTTTGTCCTTTATTGGTCCTGTCACCGTCATCATAGTTCTGTATATGAGAGTATTTGtggtggctgtgtctcaggctcgtgCCATGCGGTCTCATATTACAGCTGTCACTCTCCAGTGTTCAGTGAAAGTAACTGCtaagaaatctgaaatgaaagcagccaggactctCGGTGTTGTTATTGCCGTGTTTCTAATTTGTGTCTGCCCGTATTTTGGTGTTGCACTTACAGGCCAGGACACCTTGCTCAATGCTTCATCTGCTGCCTTTGTAATATGTCTGTTCTATTTTAACTCCTGTCTAAACCCTGTGATCTATGCCTTTTTCTACCCCTGGTTCAGAAAATCTATCAAACTAATTGTCACACTACAGATACTGAAGCCTGGCTCCTGTGAGGCCAACATAGCGTAG
- the LOC139292448 gene encoding trace amine-associated receptor 13c-like, protein MMETLEGTELCFPQLLNTSCRKTQRSHSETILTYIVLSSISLLTATLNLLVIISISHYKQLHTPTNLLLLSLAVSDFLVGLLMFFQIVLVDGCWFLGDLTCTLYHVFNYIITSASVGTMVLISVDRYVAICDPLHYSTKVTQTRVRICVCLCWMCSALCHSLLLKDNLEQPGRYTSCTGECVVVIDYIAGLADLLLSFIGPVTVIIVLYMRVFVVAVSQARAMRSHIAAVTLQSSVKVTAKKSEMKAARTLGVVIAVFLICVCPYFGVALTGQDTLLNASSAAFVICLFYFNSCLNPVIYAFFYPWFRKSIKLIVTLQILKPGSCEANIV, encoded by the exons atgATGGAGACTCTGGAAGGAACTGAACTCTGCTTTCCACAACTCCTCAACACTTCATGCAGGAAGACCCAGCGTTCTCACTCGGAAACCATACTCACTTACATTgtgctgtcctccatctctctgctcactgCAACTCTCAACCTGCtggtcatcatctccatctcacACTACaa GCAGCTTCACACCCccaccaacctcctcctcctctctctggctgtctcagaTTTCTTGGTGGGCCTCCTCATGTTCTTCCAAATTGTCCTCGTAGACGGCTGCTGGTTCCTCGGTGACCTCACGTGTACTCTGTATCATGTTTTTAACTATATTATTACCTCTGCCTCAGTAGGAACCATGGTGCTCATATCGGTTGACCGTTATGTGGCTATTTGCGATCCTCTCCATTACTCCACCAAAGTCACTCAAACAAGAGTtaggatctgtgtgtgtctgtgttggatgtgttctgctctctgtcacagtctgctgctgaaggataACCTGGAACAGCCAGGCAGGTATACCTCCTGCACTGGAGAGTGTGTGGTTGTTATTGATTATATTGCAGGACTTGCAGATCTTCTTTTGTCCTTTATTGGTCCTGTCACCGTCATCATAGTTCTGTATATGAGAGTATTTGtggtggctgtgtctcaggctcgtgCCATGCGGTCTCATATTGCAGCTGTCACTCTCCAGAGTTCAGTGAAAGTAACTGCtaagaaatctgaaatgaaagcagccaggactctCGGTGTTGTTATTGCCGTGTTTCTAATTTGTGTCTGCCCGTATTTTGGTGTTGCACTTACAGGCCAGGACACCTTGCTCAATGCTTCATCTGCTGCCTTTGTAATATGTCTGTTCTATTTTAACTCCTGTCTAAACCCTGTGATCTATGCCTTTTTCTACCCCTGGTTCAGAAAATCTATCAAACTAATTGTCACACTACAGATACTGAAGCCTGGCTCCTGTGAGGCCAACATAGTGTAG
- the LOC139292608 gene encoding alpha-tectorin-like, which yields MFCFILYLAALSLHTGTAAANQTFTSSGEMNITSCPITYYGQKYDKVYEADAQVNGLTVSKQKFQTAETNKGVITDVSGCRLSGVVYKTNTTVRDPNICSTVTCDVSGVASAVSDCGPMERCQGDGSCMLNTMCTVTGSTVIDFVGRVRSVPDRCGYTLMRPLSIRGFQVWGVFQERRRKDVVFLDRVILKLDSTGVQISLEQGGRVQVNDKVLMLTATAQVVHGVELSRDQTGVTAKISASNHMVSVFFDGYTALIHMTGPSGAPVHGLCGNSSRSFSEQRVSEYRATGCEIQHEDAADSTINCNTTTEWCNLLKQAPFAACNKRIDPEPFITACTDTLCKYPAVDGLKCQFLEAYARACSQHSNVTVESWRSKTSCSAQAFCQDSFCSAHEFCGERSEGGETRCLCRAMFASKYRSTSTFGEPTVCGQKSASLTLANCLLEDKSIDYSVLHLNDQACKGEMDNLTHMVKFSFDSSDTCGTVVMANNSQIIYKNTIKTWNSSMFGLINRHDQVHIDFSCYYSQPDIKSLAIKLKHSSVIQQITSGEWNYNLTMKAYTNPNRVEAVQSNTNIQLDEKIWVELKTDGLDEKLVVVVTDSCWATDQPSPSGSLRYDLVIKGCPNPADQTVKVEGNGLGTSNYFSFNTFQFSGRMGDVYLHCRVELCVRQGHTCAPRCSQSERRRRSAMSKYEDKNPAFITMAWTR from the exons ATGTTTTGCTTCATACTTTACCTGGCTGCACTCAGCCTGCATACAG GTACTGCTGCAGCAAATCAGACATTCACCAGTTCAGGGGAGATGAACATCACATCGTGCCCCATCACCTATTATGGACAGAAATATGACAAAGTCTAT GAGGCAGATGCACAAGTCAATGGCCTGACAGTTTCTAAACAGAAATTCCAGACAGCTGAAACCAATAAGGGCGTCATCACAGATGTGAGCGGATGCAGACTCTCAG GTGTTGTTTATAAGACAAATACGACAGTGAGGGACCCAAACATCTGCTCCACTGTCACCTGTGATGTGAGCGGAGTCGCTAGTGCTGTCAGTGACTGTGGTCCCATGGAGCGTTGCCAGGGCGATGGGAG TTGCATGTTGAACACCATGTGCACTGTGACCGGCTCCACCGTCATCGATTTTGTAGGCAGAGTCCGCTCTGTCCCGGACCGGTGTGGGTACACTCTGATGAGGCCCTTGTCGATCCGAGGCTTCCAGGTGTGGGGGGTGTTCCAGGAAAGACGGCGCAAAGATGTTGTCTTTTTGGACCGCGTGATACTGAAGCTGGACAGCACAGGTGTTCAGATTTCCCTGGAACAAGGTGGCAGAGTTCAG GTGAATGACAAAGTGCTGATGCTCACCGCCACAGCTCAGGTGGTCCACGGTGTGGAGCTCTCTAGGGACCAGACAGGAGTGACTGCTAAGATATCAGCTTCCAACCACATGGTTTCTGTCTTCTTTGATGGCTACACCGCACTGATCCACATGACAG GACCAAGTGGAGCGCCCGTGCATGGTTTATGTGGCAACTCCAGCAGATCTTTCAGTGAACAGAGGGTCTCTGAATACCGCGCCACCGG CTGTGAGATACAGCACGAAGACGCTGCTGACAGTACAATCAACTGCAACACCACAACTGAATG GTGTAATCTCCTGAAGCAGGCTCCCTTCGCTGCTTGCAACAAGCGAATCGATCCAGAGCCCTTCATAACTGCCTGCACTGACACTTTGTGCAAATATCCTGCAGTGGATGGTCTCAAGTGCCAGTTCCTGGAGGCCTATGCCAGGGCCTGCAGCCAGCATAGCAACGTCACTGTGGAGAGCTGGAGGTCAAAGACCAGCTGCT ctgctCAGGCCTTCTGTCAGGACAGCTTCTGCAGTGCTCATGAGTTCTGTGGTGAGAGGAGCGAAGGTGGGGAAACCCGCTGCCTCTGCCGGGCCATGTTTGCCTCCAAGTACAGGTCGACAAGCACTTTTG GTGAGCCGACAGTCTGCGGGCAGAAGTCTGCTTCGCTAACTCTGGCTAATTGTCTCTTGGAGGACAAAAGCATCGACTACTCTGTCTTACACCTCAATGACCAGGCCTGCAAAGGTGAAATGGATAACCTGACCCACATGGTGAAGTTCAGCTTCGACAGCAGCGACACTTGTGGCACAGTGGTCATG GCAAACAACAGCCAAATTATCTACAAGAACACCATCAAGACATGGAACAGCTCCATGTTTGGCCTTATCAACCGTCACGACCAAGTGCATATTGACTTCTCCTGTTATTACAGTCAGCCGGATATCAAGAGCTTGGCCATCAAGCTCAAACACAG CTCTGTGATCCAGCAGATTACTTCTGGAGAATGGAATTACAATCTGACCATGAAGGCCTACACCAACCCTAACCGCGTGGAAGCCGTCCAGTCAAACACCAACATTCAGCTGGACGAGAAAATCTGGGTGGAGCTGAAGACGGATGGGCTGGATGAAAAATTGGTCGTTGTGGTGACTGACTCCTGCTGGGCGACCGATCAGCCTTCGCCAAGTGGAAGCCTGAGATACGACCTCGTCATCAAAGG ATGCCCTAACCCTGCTGACCAGACGGTGAAGGTGGAGGGCAATGGACTGGGAACGTCCAACTACTTCTCTTTCAACACGTTCCAATTCTCTGGCAGGATGGGCGATGTCTACTTGCACTGCAGAGTAGAGCTGTGTGTCAGGCAGGGTCATACCTGCGCCCCG AGGTGCAGCCAGTCTGAGAGAAGGCGCAGATCTGCCATGTCAAAATATGAGGATAAGAACCCTGCCTTCATCACCATGGCCTGGACTCGTTAG
- the LOC139292414 gene encoding trace amine-associated receptor 13c-like, with protein sequence MKTLEGTDLCFPQLLNTSCRKTQRSHSETILTYIVLSSISLLTATLNLLVIISISHYKQLHTPTNLLLLSLAVSDFLVGLLMFFQIVLIDGCWFLGDLTCTLYYVFDYIITSASIGTMVLISVDRYVAICDPLHYSTKVTQTRVRICVCLCWMCSALCHSLVLKDNLEQPGRYTSCTGECVVVIDYIAGLADLLLSFIGPVTVIIVLYMRVFVVAVSQARAMLSHIAAVTLQSSVKVTAKKSEMKAARTLGVVIVVFLICVCPYFCVALTGQDTLLNASSAAFVICLFYFNSCLNPVIYAFFYPWFRKSIKLIVTLKILKTATNS encoded by the exons ATGAAGACCCTGGAAGGAACTGATCTCTGCTTTCCACAACTCCTCAACACTTCATGCAGGAAGACCCAGCGTTCTCACTCGGAAACCATACTCACTTACATTgtgctgtcctccatctctctgctcactgCAACTCTCAACCTGCtggtcatcatctccatctcacACTACaa GCAGCTTCACACCCccaccaacctcctcctcctctctctggctgtctcagaTTTCTTGGTGGGCCTCCTCATGTTCTTCCAAATTGTCCTCATAGACGGCTGCTGGTTCCTCGGTGACCTCACGTGTACTCTGTATTATGTTTTTGACTATATTATTACCTCTGCCTCAATAGGAACCATGGTGCTCATATCGGTTGACCGTTATGTGGCTATTTGCGATCCTCTCCATTACTCCACCAAAGTCACTCAAACAAGAGTtaggatctgtgtgtgtctgtgttggatgTGTTCTGCTCTCTGTCACAGTCTGGTGCTGAAGGATAACCTGGAACAACCAGGCAGGTATACCTCCTGCACTGGAGAGTGTGTGGTTGTTATTGATTATATTGCAGGACTTGCAGATCTTCTTTTGTCCTTTATTGGTCCTGTCACCGTCATCATAGTTCTGTATATGAGAGTATTTGtggtggctgtgtctcaggctcgtgCCATGCTGTCTCATATTGCAGCTGTCACTCTCCAGAGTTCAGTGAAAGTAACTGCtaagaaatctgaaatgaaagcagccaggactctCGGTGTTGTTATTGTCGTCTTTCTAATTTGTGTCTGCCCATATTTTTGTGTTGCACTTACAGGCCAGGACACCTTGCTCAATGCTTCATCTGCTGCCTTTGTAATATGTCTGTTCTATTTTAACTCCTGTCTAAACCCTGTGATCTATGCCTTTTTCTACCCCTGGTTCAGAAAATCTATCAAACTCATTGTTACACTTAAAATATTGAA gactgctaccaacagt
- the LOC139292361 gene encoding trace amine-associated receptor 13c-like, which translates to METLEGPELCFPQLLNDSCRKLMPPQSDAMLIHILLCFISVLTAALNLLVIISISHFRQLHSPTNLLILSLAVSDFLVGLLLMPVEILSTEVCWFLGDLMCALYYFVDFIITSSSVGNMVLISIDRFLAICDPLRYTTRVTLDRTKVCVCLCWICSVLYNSLILKDFLRHPASQNSCYGECVVVLNYITGIVDFVFTFISPITVIIVLYVRVFVVAVSQARAMRSHITAVTLQRSGKVTAKKSEMKAARTLGVVVVVFLICFCPYYSPSLVGQDIEDSSSSSPFVVWLLYFNSCLNPVIYAFFYPWFRKSIKLIFTLKILQPESCDAKLL; encoded by the exons aTGGAGACTCTGGAGGGACCTGAACTCTGCTTTCCACAACTCCTCAACGATTCCTGCAGGAAACTCATGCCACCTCAGTCCGATGCCATGCTCATTCACATTCTGCTGTGCTTCATCTCTGTGCTCACTGCAGCTCTCAACCTGCtggtcatcatctccatctcacACTTCAG GCAGCTCCACAGCCCCACcaacctcctcatcctctccctgGCTGTCTCAGACTTCCTCGTGGGCCTCCTGCTGATGCCGGTTGAAATCCTTTCGACAGAGGTCTGCTGGTTCCTGGGTGACCTCATGTGTGCTCTGTAttattttgtagattttatCATTACCTCTTCTTCTGTTGGAAATATGGTGCTCATATCGATTGATCGTTTTTTGGCTATTTGTGACCCCCTACGTTACACCACCAGAGTTACTCTGGACAGAACcaaagtctgtgtttgtctgtgttggatCTGCTCTGTTCTCTATAATAGTCTAATTTTAAAGGATTTTCTGAGACATCCTGCGTCACAGAATTCCTGCTACGGAGAGTGTGTAGTTGTCCTTAACTATATCACAGGAATTGTTGACTTTGTCTTTACCTTTATTAGCCCCATTACTGTCATCATAGTTCTGTATGTGAGAGTATTTGtggtggctgtgtctcaggctcgAGCCATGCGGTCCCACATTACAGCTGTGACACTTCAGCGTTCAGGGAAAGTAACTGCTAAGAAATCTGAGatgaaagcagccaggactctcggtgttgttgtagttgtgtttctaatatgtttctGTCCATATTACTCTCCATCACTTGTAGGCCAAGATATTGAAGACAGTAGTTCATCCTCACCCTTTGTAGTCTGGCTCCTGTATTTTAACTCTTGTCTAAACCCTGTGATCTATGCCTTTTTTTACCCCTGGTTTAGAAAATCTATTAAACTTATTTTTACTCTTAAGATACTGCAGCCTGAGTCGTGTGATGCTAAATTGCTGTag
- the LOC139292422 gene encoding trace amine-associated receptor 13c-like yields MMETLEESELCFPQLNSSCWKQKRPHTETVLIYIVLSSISLLTATLNLLVIISISHFKQLHTPTNLLLLSLAVSDFFVGLLNSFQILLLDGCWFLSDLMCALFSVLNFIVTSASVGTMVLISVDRYLAICSPLHYSTQITVRGVTICTCLCWVCSVLYNSLIMKDHLKQPGRYNSCSGECVVVINHIAGVADLILTFIGPVTVIIVLYMRVFVVAVSQARAMRSHITAVTLQRSGKVTAKKSEMKAARTLGVVVVVFLTCLCPYYIHSFVGQNTLFGVTSVPLENWLFYFNSCLNPAVYAFCYPWFLKSMKLIVTFKVLQPDSCDANIL; encoded by the exons ATGATGGAAACCCTGGAGGAAAGTGAACTCTGCTTTCCACAACTCAACTCCTCCTGTTGGAAGCAAAAGCGCCCACACACTGAGACTGTGCTTATTTACATTgtgctgtcctccatctctctgctcaccGCAACGCTCAACCTGCtggtcatcatctccatctcacACTTCAA GCAGCTTCATACCCccaccaacctcctcctcctctccctggctGTCTCAGATTTCTTCGTGGGCCTCCTGAATTCCTTTCAGATTCTCCTCCTAGACGGCTGCTGGTTTCTCAGTGACCTcatgtgtgctttgttttctgttttaaactTCATTGTTACCTCTGCCTCAGTAGGAACCATGGTGCTCATATCAGTCGACCGCTATCTAGCCATTTGTAGCCCTCTGCATTACTCCACCCAAATCACTGTGAGAGGAGTTACAATCTGTACTTGCCTTTGTTGGGTCTGTTCTGTTCTATACAACAGTCTGATAATGAAGGATCACTTGAAACAACCAGGCAGGTATAATTCCTGCTCTGGAGAGTGTGTGGTTGTCATTAACCACATAGCAGGAGTTGCTGACCTTATTTTGACCTTTATTGGTCCTGTCACTGTCATCATAGTTCTGTATATGAGAGTATTTGtggtggctgtgtctcaggctcgAGCCATGCGGTCCCACATTACAGCTGTGACACTTCAGCGTTCAGGGAAAGTAACTGCTAAGAAATCTGAGatgaaagcagccaggactctcggtgttgttgtagttgtgtttCTGACATGCCTTTGCCCATATTACATTCACTCTTTTGTAGGACAGAACACCTTGTTTGGCGTTACATCTGTGCCCTTAGAGAACTGGTTGTTCTATTTTAACTCTTGTCTAAACCCGGCGGTGTATGCTTTTTGCTACCCCTGGTTTCTAAAATCTATGAAGCTCATTGTAACATTTAAGGTACTTCAGCCTGACTCCTGTGATgccaacatactgtag